From a single Daphnia pulex isolate KAP4 chromosome 2, ASM2113471v1 genomic region:
- the LOC124205457 gene encoding LOW QUALITY PROTEIN: enoyl-CoA delta isomerase 2-like (The sequence of the model RefSeq protein was modified relative to this genomic sequence to represent the inferred CDS: inserted 1 base in 1 codon): MGSLKANKMLLFNKKITAVEACKIGLVTEVFQDANFQSEVWPKIKEWSELPINSLVYSKQLSRQFDTEILHKVNNDAECEXLLERWQSEDCMEAIMKFFSKNSK; the protein is encoded by the exons ATGGGATCCTTAAAAGCCAACAAAATGCTGcttttcaacaagaaaattacTGCCGTCGAAGCGTGCAAAATAGGTCTGGTCACTGAAGTCTTTCAAGATGCCAACTTCCAAAGTGAGGTGTGGCCAAAAATTAAGGAATGGTCCGAACTACCCATCAAC TCGTTAGTTTACAGCAAGCAATTGAGTCGCCAGTTTGACACTGAAATATTGCACAAAGTTAATAACGATGCCGAATGCG CGTTGCTGGAGCGTTGGCAATCAGAAGACTGCATGGAAGCCATCATGAAATTCTTCAGtaaaaattcgaaatga
- the LOC124210424 gene encoding choline transporter-like protein 1 — translation MGCCCCESSDRVEPGPSQNGGGRRKESEDFDGVVNERSCTDIFFLALFLAFLGGLGYGLYYAVARGDTNRLVYGFDMDGDVCGRPNHPLANITSSGKDMTRLTFLDVESLSLNHNLDPVVVGRCVITCPASKSPPILNRCLAIHASSTEATNWFLTSTGLAKFLNQFAIDFQLCWKEVVYLCLIALGLSLVLTVLFRFLAGAMIWLLLVALVLGSFGGTGYLWWAWHGMRGTSGETSMLAYAITLSIVSVLILLIVVAMRKRVELVAALFREAGKSVHAMPMLLIQPLWTLLALCALCAGWAYAALWIESAGQPTRAPVGTVIFQKDTYLQVVRWYNILAALWLSQLCLAFQNLIIAGAVAEWFFTRDKSRLSCPVAKSTGYAVRYHLGSLAFGSLLIALMKLVRMLFNYLERKLRNSTTTCFGLVTCLTCFCKCCLYCFEKFLQGLCSNAYIEIGIYGENFCWSAGRAFKMLSNNALRVMAINSVGDFILFLGKAGVVTAVVFVGIELIKDKPGVVYIWTPILVAAIFAYLIAHCFISVFEMCIDTVFICFCEDCEINNGQDQPYFMSRGLMEFVEKSQKALRARAGRDRARQQQPPKGAYDNNPTMDSDAGRQQQQPGVWNTGVPPPPYQFRPTAPPLR, via the exons AtggggtgttgttgttgtgaatcATCTGACCGCGTCGAGCCCGGGCCGTCACAG AATGGTGGAGGACGACGGAAGGAATCAGAGGATTTCGACGGGGTCGTCAACGAGCGCAGCTGTaccgacattttctttttggcactCTTCCTGGCTTTTCTCGGCGGACTG GGATATGGGCTGTATTATGCCGTTGCCCGAGGAGATACTAATCGCCTCGTTTACGGCTTTGACATGGACGGTGACGTATGCGGCCGGCCAAATCACCCGCTGGCCAACATCACATCTAGCGGCAAAGATATGACTCGGCTGAC ATTCCTCGATGTAGAATCGCTATCTCTGAATCATAATCTGGATCCGGTTGTCGTGGGAAGATGTGTTATCACTTGTCCGGCCAGCAA GTCACCGCCTATCCTGAACCGCTGTTTAGCAATTCACGCCTCGTCCACTGAGGCGACCAACTGGTTTTTGACATCCACGGGACTGGCCAAATTTCTCAAC caaTTCGCCATAGATTTTCAACTGTGCTGGAAAGAGGTGGTTTACCTCTGCCTCATTGCATTGG gtTTATCGCTGGTACTTACCGTTCTCTTCCGCTTCTTGGCCGGAGCGATgatttggctgctgctggtcgccCTTGTCCTCGGTTCATTCGGCGGGACCGGTTACCtctg GTGGGCGTGGCATGGCATGCGAGGCACTTCCGGTGAGACCAGCATGCTGGCTTATGCAATCACCCTCTCAATCGTTTCG GTATTGATTTTGTTGATCGTTGTGGCCATGAGAAAGCGGGTCGAGCTGGTGGCTGCCTTGTTTCGCGAAGCCGGCAAATCGGTCCACGCCATGCCGATGCTCCTCATCCAGCCGCTTTGGACTCTGCTGGCATTGTGCGCTTTGTGCGCCGGATGGGCCTACGCCGCATTGTGGATCGAGAGCGCCGGCCAGCCAACTCGAGCGCCAGTGGGGACCGTCATCTTTCAGAAAGACACTTATTTGCAA GTCGTTCGATGGTACAATATCCTGGCCGCTCTTTGGCTATCGCAACTCTGCCTGGCCTTCCAGAACCTTATCATCGCCGGAGCGGTTGCTGAATGGTTTTTCACTAG GGATAAATCGCGTTTGTCGTGCCCAGTGGCCAAATCGACGGGCTATGCCGTCCGCTACCATTTGGGCTCGTTGGCTTTTGGATCTCTGCTCATCGCCTTGATGAAATTGGTTCGGATGCTCTTCAACTATCTGGAGCGCAAGTTGCGCAATTCCACGACGACGTGCTTCGGTCTAGTCACCTGCCTCACTTGTTTCTGCAAGTGCTGTCTTTACTGCTTTGAGAAATTCCTTCAGGGACTCTGCTCCAATGCCTACATCGAAATAG GCATTTATGGGGAGAATTTCTGCTGGTCGGCCGGCCGAGCTTTCAAAATGCTGTCCAACAACGCCCTGCGGGTCATGGCAATCAACTCTGTCGGTGACTTTATCCTCTTCTTGGGCAAGGCTGGCGTCGTCACGGCCGTCGTCTTTGTCGGAATCGAATTGATCAAA gatAAGCCGGGTGTTGTGTATATTTGGACACCGATCCTGGTGGCGGCCATTTTTGCCTACTTGATTGCCCATTGCTTCATTTCCGTCTTCGAG ATGTGCATCGATACCGTTTTCATCTGCTTTTGCGAAGACTGCGAGATAAACAACGGACAGGATCAGCCGTATTTCATGAGCCGTGGTTTAATG gaATTTGTCGAAAAGAGTCAAAAAGCTCTGCGAGCTCGCGCTGGTCGAGATCGTGCtcggcaacaacaacccccGAAAGGGGCGTACGATAACAACCCGACGATGGATTCGGATGccggccggcagcagcagcagcctggcGTTTGGAACACTGGCGTTCCGCCTCCTCCGTATCAATTCCGTCCGACTGCCCCTCCTCtcagataa
- the LOC124210429 gene encoding calmodulin-lysine N-methyltransferase-like yields the protein MEHGEEPSLCAESAKVIARTRWKLLAKVLHKTEKENDESSSHHLVVPTTTTSRELYGLFEWAESESKVFWQDNCGQWLQCRSFNHPHFSLNVRFLINQFSIDELTGFNNTGNVCVWPSEEVLAYYCLKNNYVFKEKAVLELGGGMTCLASFAVAKTSDAILVACTDGNPASVENVKRIIEHNNLSSTCPITAQVLDWKNESSFREMESMWDVILCADCLFFDDGREALVDTMQRITTNNGLILIMAPRRGRTLDAFLELCQGKFDIYLDEEFDGDVTLSHQKKLLSSDYNSDHNYPLLVQLRKR from the exons ATGGAACATGGAGAGGAGCCATCGCTCTGTGCCGAGAGCGCAAAAGTGATTGCTAGAACCCGATGGAAATTGCTGGCCAAG GTTCTGCACAAGacggaaaaggaaaatgatgaaagcaGTTCGCATCACCTGGTTGTCCCGACGACGACTACCTCAAGGGAATTGTACGGCCTGTTCGAGTGGGCCGAATCCGAGTCGAAAGTCTTTTGGCAAGACAATTGCGGCCAGTGGTTGCAGTGCCGCTCCTTTAACCACCCGCACTTTTCTCTCAATGTCAG GTTTCTCATCAATCAGTTTTCCATCGACGAATTAACAGGGTTCAATAACACTGGAAATGTCT gtGTTTGGCCTTCGGAGGAAGTGCTGGCCTATTACTGTCTGAAGAATAACTATGTGTTCAAAGAGAAAGCCGTCCTAGAGCTAGGTGGCGGGATGACGTGCCTGGCTTCCTTTGCCGTTGCCAAAACCTCTGACGCCATTCTAGTCGCTTGCACTGACGGCAATCCAGCTTCCGTAGAAAACGTTAAGCGCATTATTGAGCACAATAATCTCAGCAGCACCTGCCCAATAACCGCCCA AGTGTTAGACTGGAAAAACGAATCGTCCTTTAGAGAAATGGAATCCATGTGGGACGTCATTCTCTGTGCCGACTG TTTGTTTTTCGACGACGGCCGGGAAGCTTTAGTGGACACTATGCAACGAATAACAACGAACAAT GGACTAATTTTAATCATGGCACCGAGACGAGGCCGCACACTAGACGCGTTCCTGGAGCTCTGCCAAGGCAAGTTTGATATCTACCTCGACGAAGAATTTGACGGCGATGTCACCCTCTCACATCAAAAG AAGTTGCTTAGTTCAGATTACAATTCCGATCACAACTACCCGCTATTGGTCCAGTTGAGGAAACGCTGA
- the LOC124210428 gene encoding galactose mutarotase-like isoform X2, producing MISFFVYLVLSSIYAVNKLPSDTDQTSTLSVHATQEQFGVITSKGDESVTKYTLTNLHGVKVQLITYGAALTNLLVPDKEGKLEDVVLGFDDLDGYRGVKARNPYFGSTVGRVANRIAKGRFNLDGVDYQLATNNGANHLHGGLVGFDKVVWRAHAHRNGSVTFTYSSPHMEEGYPGQLSTQVTYTLTDSNELIIDFKALTDLPTPVNLANHAYFNLAGHEAGSQQLYNHRVQLYADRYTPVDDEKIPTGELASVNGTAFDLRSETRLGDVIHSIPGGGYDHNFVAGHSGRKSYHTNLPLVAEFWHPPSGRLMKVFSNQPGFQLYTGNFLPADDSLLGKNGRFYHTHDGFCVETQNFPDAINQPNFPDSVLRPGTVYHRTTVFKFSIK from the exons aTCAAACAAGTACACTGTCGGTGCATGCCACTCAAGAACAATTTGGCGTCATTACTTCTAAAGGAGACGAATCTGTTACTAAGTATACACTGACCAACTTGCATGGAGTGAAAGTGCAATTGATCACCTACGGCGCTGCGCTGACCAACCTTCTCGTACCCgacaaagaaggaaaactTGAAGATGTGGTGCTTGGCTTTGATGATTTAGACG GGTACAGGGGAGTCAAGGCACGGAATCCTTACTTCGGGAGCACAGTCGGTCGCGTGGCCAATCGAATCGCCAAGGGCCGATTTAACTTGGACGGAGTCGACTACCAACTGGCCACCAACAACGGAGCCAATCACCTACACGGAGGCCTAGTCGGATTCGATAAAGTCGTTTGGCGAGCCCACGCCCATCGAAACGGAAGTGTCACCTTCACCTACTCCAGCCCGCACATGGAAGAAGGATATCCCGGCCAACTTTCCACTCAAGTGACTTACAC GCTAACGGATTCCAAcgaattaattattgattttaaagcgCTAACCGATCTGCCAACACCCGTCAATCTCGCTAACCACGCCTATTTCAATTTGGCCGGGCACGAGGCCGGCAGCCAGCAACTGTACAATCACCGCGTCCAGCTCTACGCCGACCGCTACACGCCCGTCGATGACGAAAAGATTCCAACCGGAGAGCTGGCCAGCGTCAACGGGACGGCCTTCGACTTGAGATCGGAGACGCGACTGGGCGACGTCATCCACTCGATTCCCGGCGGCGGCTACGATCACAATTTCGTGGCCGGCCATAGTGGCAGAAAATCCTATCACACAAATCTGCCGCTAGTGGCCGAGTTCTGGCATCCGCCGTCCGGCCGGCTCATGAAAGTGTTTAGCAATCAGCCGGGATTTCAACTCTACACGGGAAATTTCCTGCCCGCTGACGACTCGTTGCTGGGCAAAAACGGACGTTTCTACCACACGCACGACGGTTTCTGCGTGGAAACTCAAAATTTCCCCGACGCCATCAATCAG CCCAATTTCCCAGATTCCGTCCTTCGACCGGGAACGGTTTATCATCGCACCaccgtttttaaatttagcaTCAAATGA
- the LOC124210428 gene encoding galactose mutarotase-like isoform X1, which translates to MKVYSINIMIAVVVSYIPIHFWIQLKYQTSTLSVHATQEQFGVITSKGDESVTKYTLTNLHGVKVQLITYGAALTNLLVPDKEGKLEDVVLGFDDLDGYRGVKARNPYFGSTVGRVANRIAKGRFNLDGVDYQLATNNGANHLHGGLVGFDKVVWRAHAHRNGSVTFTYSSPHMEEGYPGQLSTQVTYTLTDSNELIIDFKALTDLPTPVNLANHAYFNLAGHEAGSQQLYNHRVQLYADRYTPVDDEKIPTGELASVNGTAFDLRSETRLGDVIHSIPGGGYDHNFVAGHSGRKSYHTNLPLVAEFWHPPSGRLMKVFSNQPGFQLYTGNFLPADDSLLGKNGRFYHTHDGFCVETQNFPDAINQPNFPDSVLRPGTVYHRTTVFKFSIK; encoded by the exons ATGAAAGTTTATTCGATCAACATCATGATTGCAgttgttgtttcttatatACCTATTCATTTTTGGATTCAATTGAAAT aTCAAACAAGTACACTGTCGGTGCATGCCACTCAAGAACAATTTGGCGTCATTACTTCTAAAGGAGACGAATCTGTTACTAAGTATACACTGACCAACTTGCATGGAGTGAAAGTGCAATTGATCACCTACGGCGCTGCGCTGACCAACCTTCTCGTACCCgacaaagaaggaaaactTGAAGATGTGGTGCTTGGCTTTGATGATTTAGACG GGTACAGGGGAGTCAAGGCACGGAATCCTTACTTCGGGAGCACAGTCGGTCGCGTGGCCAATCGAATCGCCAAGGGCCGATTTAACTTGGACGGAGTCGACTACCAACTGGCCACCAACAACGGAGCCAATCACCTACACGGAGGCCTAGTCGGATTCGATAAAGTCGTTTGGCGAGCCCACGCCCATCGAAACGGAAGTGTCACCTTCACCTACTCCAGCCCGCACATGGAAGAAGGATATCCCGGCCAACTTTCCACTCAAGTGACTTACAC GCTAACGGATTCCAAcgaattaattattgattttaaagcgCTAACCGATCTGCCAACACCCGTCAATCTCGCTAACCACGCCTATTTCAATTTGGCCGGGCACGAGGCCGGCAGCCAGCAACTGTACAATCACCGCGTCCAGCTCTACGCCGACCGCTACACGCCCGTCGATGACGAAAAGATTCCAACCGGAGAGCTGGCCAGCGTCAACGGGACGGCCTTCGACTTGAGATCGGAGACGCGACTGGGCGACGTCATCCACTCGATTCCCGGCGGCGGCTACGATCACAATTTCGTGGCCGGCCATAGTGGCAGAAAATCCTATCACACAAATCTGCCGCTAGTGGCCGAGTTCTGGCATCCGCCGTCCGGCCGGCTCATGAAAGTGTTTAGCAATCAGCCGGGATTTCAACTCTACACGGGAAATTTCCTGCCCGCTGACGACTCGTTGCTGGGCAAAAACGGACGTTTCTACCACACGCACGACGGTTTCTGCGTGGAAACTCAAAATTTCCCCGACGCCATCAATCAG CCCAATTTCCCAGATTCCGTCCTTCGACCGGGAACGGTTTATCATCGCACCaccgtttttaaatttagcaTCAAATGA